CCCATCCATCGTCCTGCACCTAAACTTACAGAGCTTGAAACCAAGCCTTCCGTGTTTGAAACAGGCATCAAGGTGATTGACCTGTTAACCCCTTATCGTCGAGGCGGCAAAATTGGTCTCTTCGGTGGTGCTGGTGTAGGCAAAACCGTGATCATGATGGAATTGATCAACAACATTGCCACCAACCACGGTGGTGTGTCTGTGTTCGGTGGCGTGGGCGAACGGACTCGTGAGGGCAATGATCTCTACAACGAGATGATGGAGTCCGGGGTTATTAATAAGGACAACCTCAATGAGTCCAAAATCGCCCTGTGTTATGGCCAGATGAACGAGCCACCCGGAGCCAGAATGCGGGTGGGTCTTTCGGCATTGACCATGGCCGAGTATTTTCGTGATGTTAACAAGCAAGACGTGTTGTTGTTCATCGACAATATCTTCCGATTTGTGCAAGCGGGTTCTGAAGTATCAGCCTTGCTAGGCCGGATGCCTTCCGCGGTGGGATATCAGCCTACCCTAGGTACAGACGTGGGTGACTTGCAAGAGCGGATTACGTCCACTACAGAAGGGTCTATTACCTCCATTCAGGCGGTATATGTCCCTGCTGATGACTTGACTGACCCTGCTCCTGCGACAACATTTGCTCACCTAGACGGAACCACCGTTCTGTCTCGTGGTTTGGCTTCTAAAGGGATTTACCCCGCTGTGGACCCCTTGGATTCTGCCTCCACCATGTTGCAACCCGGTATTGTCAGCGACGAGCACTATGACACTGCTCGGGCTGTGCAATCTACCTTGCAGCGTTATAAAGAATTACAAGATATCATCGCCATTCTAGGCTTGGATGAATTGTCTGAAGATGATCGTCTTGTGGTTTACCGCGCCCGGAAAATTGAACGTTTCCTCTCTCAGCCTTTCTTTGTTGCTGAAGTGTTTACAGGTTCTCCTGGTAAGTACGTCTCTCTTGAGAAAACCATTTCTGGTTTCAACAAGATTCTTTCTGGTGAATTAGATGATTTACCAGAGCAAGCTTTCTATCTGGTGGGTGACATTGATGAAGCCATTGCCAAAGCTGAAAAAATGAAAGC
The Acaryochloris marina S15 genome window above contains:
- the atpD gene encoding F0F1 ATP synthase subunit beta, with translation MVTTANKNTGYISQIIGPVLDVEFPSGKLPKIYNALKATGKNSAGDDVSVTCEVQQLLGDNQVRAVSMSSTDGLVRGMEVTDSGAPIQVPVGKATLGRIFNVLGEPVDNQGEVGTDETFPIHRPAPKLTELETKPSVFETGIKVIDLLTPYRRGGKIGLFGGAGVGKTVIMMELINNIATNHGGVSVFGGVGERTREGNDLYNEMMESGVINKDNLNESKIALCYGQMNEPPGARMRVGLSALTMAEYFRDVNKQDVLLFIDNIFRFVQAGSEVSALLGRMPSAVGYQPTLGTDVGDLQERITSTTEGSITSIQAVYVPADDLTDPAPATTFAHLDGTTVLSRGLASKGIYPAVDPLDSASTMLQPGIVSDEHYDTARAVQSTLQRYKELQDIIAILGLDELSEDDRLVVYRARKIERFLSQPFFVAEVFTGSPGKYVSLEKTISGFNKILSGELDDLPEQAFYLVGDIDEAIAKAEKMKAEGK